One Eptesicus fuscus isolate TK198812 chromosome 11, DD_ASM_mEF_20220401, whole genome shotgun sequence genomic region harbors:
- the SSB gene encoding lupus La protein isoform X3 translates to MVMKKWLPWRPKSVIKLRLNRLTTDFNVIVEALSKSKAELMEISEDKTKIRRSPNKPLPEVTDEYKNDVKNRSVYIKGFPTDASLDDIKEWLEDKGQVLNIQMRRTLHKAFKGSIFAVFDSIESAKKFVETPGQKYKDTDLLILFKEDYFAKKNEERKQNKVEAKLRAKKEQEEKRKLAENAEMKSLEEKIGCLLKFSGDLDDQTCREDLHILFSNHGEIKWIDFVRGAKEGIILFKEKAKEALDKAKDANNGNLQLRNKEVTWEVLDGDVEKEALKKIIDDQQESLNKWKSKGRRFKGKGKGNKVAQTGSAKGKVQFQGKKTKFDSDDEHDENGASGPVKRAREETDKEEPASKQQKTENGAGDQ, encoded by the exons atggtgatgaaaaaatggCTGCCCTGGAGGCCAAAATCTGTCATCAAATTGAG GTTAAACCGTCTAACAACAGACTTTAATGTAATAGTAGAAGCATTGAGCAAATCAAAGGCAGAACTCATGGAAATAAGTGAAGATAAAACCAAAATCAGAAGATCTCCAAACAAACCTCTCCCTGAAGTGACTGATGAGTATAAAAATGATGTAAAAAACAGATCTGTTTATATT AAAGGCTTCCCTACTGATGCAAGCCTTGATGACATAAAAGAATGGTTAGAAGATAAAGGTCAAGTACTAAATATTCAGATGAGAAGAACTTTGCATAAAGCATTTAAG GGATCAATATTTGCTGTGTTTGATAGCATTGAATCTGCTAAAAAGTTTGTGGAGACTCCTGGACAAAAATACAAAGACACAGATCTGCTAATACTTTTCAA GGAAGATTACtttgcaaagaaaaatgaagaaagaaagcaaaataaagtggAAGCTAAATTACGAgctaaaaa agagcaagaagaaaaacgAAAGTTAGCAGAAAATGCTGAAATG AAATCTCTGGAAGAAAAGATTGGTTGCTTGTTGAAATTTTCAGGGGACCTAGATGATCAGACCTGTAGAGAAGATTTGCACATCCTTTTCTCAAATCATGGTGAAATAAAATGGATAGACTTTGTCAGAGGAGCAAAAGAG ggaataattttatttaaagaaaaagctaaGGAAGCACTGGATAAAGCCAAAGATGCAAATAATGGTAACCTTCAATTAAGGAACAAAGAAGTGACATGGGAAGTACTAGATGGAGATGTGGAAAAAGAAGcattgaaaaaaatcatagacGATCAACAAGAATCCCTAAACAAATGGAAGTCAAAAg GTCGCAgatttaaaggaaaaggaaagggaaataaagTTGCCCAGACTGGGTCTGCTAAAGGAAAAGTACAGTTCCAGGGCAAGAAAACTAAATTTGATAGTGATGATGAACATGATGAAAATGGTGCATCTG GACCAGTaaaaagagcaagagaagaaACAGACAAAGAAGAACCTGCATCAAAAcagcagaaaacagaaaatggTGCCGGAGACCAGTAG
- the SSB gene encoding lupus La protein isoform X2, translated as MAENGDEKMAALEAKICHQIEYYFGDFNLPRDKFLKEQIKLDEGWVPLEIMIKFNRLNRLTTDFNVIVEALSKSKAELMEISEDKTKIRRSPNKPLPEVTDEYKNDVKNRSVYIKGFPTDASLDDIKEWLEDKGQVLNIQMRRTLHKAFKGSIFAVFDSIESAKKFVETPGQKYKDTDLLILFKEDYFAKKNEERKQNKVEAKLRAKKEQEEKRKLAENAEMKSLEEKIGCLLKFSGDLDDQTCREDLHILFSNHGEIKWIDFVRGAKEGIILFKEKAKEALDKAKDANNGNLQLRNKEVTWEVLDGDVEKEALKKIIDDQQESLNKWKSKGRRFKGKGKGNKVAQTGSAKGKVQFQGKKTKFDSDDEHDENGASGPVKRAREETDKEEPASKQQKTENGAGDQ; from the exons ATGGCtgaaaatggtgatgaaaaaatggCTGCCCTGGAGGCCAAAATCTGTCATCAAATTGAG TATTATTTTGGTGATTTCAATTTGCCACGGGacaaatttttaaaggaacaaatCAAACTGGATGAAGGCTGGGTACCTTtggaaataatgataaaatttaatag GTTAAACCGTCTAACAACAGACTTTAATGTAATAGTAGAAGCATTGAGCAAATCAAAGGCAGAACTCATGGAAATAAGTGAAGATAAAACCAAAATCAGAAGATCTCCAAACAAACCTCTCCCTGAAGTGACTGATGAGTATAAAAATGATGTAAAAAACAGATCTGTTTATATT AAAGGCTTCCCTACTGATGCAAGCCTTGATGACATAAAAGAATGGTTAGAAGATAAAGGTCAAGTACTAAATATTCAGATGAGAAGAACTTTGCATAAAGCATTTAAG GGATCAATATTTGCTGTGTTTGATAGCATTGAATCTGCTAAAAAGTTTGTGGAGACTCCTGGACAAAAATACAAAGACACAGATCTGCTAATACTTTTCAA GGAAGATTACtttgcaaagaaaaatgaagaaagaaagcaaaataaagtggAAGCTAAATTACGAgctaaaaa agagcaagaagaaaaacgAAAGTTAGCAGAAAATGCTGAAATG AAATCTCTGGAAGAAAAGATTGGTTGCTTGTTGAAATTTTCAGGGGACCTAGATGATCAGACCTGTAGAGAAGATTTGCACATCCTTTTCTCAAATCATGGTGAAATAAAATGGATAGACTTTGTCAGAGGAGCAAAAGAG ggaataattttatttaaagaaaaagctaaGGAAGCACTGGATAAAGCCAAAGATGCAAATAATGGTAACCTTCAATTAAGGAACAAAGAAGTGACATGGGAAGTACTAGATGGAGATGTGGAAAAAGAAGcattgaaaaaaatcatagacGATCAACAAGAATCCCTAAACAAATGGAAGTCAAAAg GTCGCAgatttaaaggaaaaggaaagggaaataaagTTGCCCAGACTGGGTCTGCTAAAGGAAAAGTACAGTTCCAGGGCAAGAAAACTAAATTTGATAGTGATGATGAACATGATGAAAATGGTGCATCTG GACCAGTaaaaagagcaagagaagaaACAGACAAAGAAGAACCTGCATCAAAAcagcagaaaacagaaaatggTGCCGGAGACCAGTAG
- the SSB gene encoding lupus La protein isoform X1 codes for MLAASASLLPQVATMAENGDEKMAALEAKICHQIEYYFGDFNLPRDKFLKEQIKLDEGWVPLEIMIKFNRLNRLTTDFNVIVEALSKSKAELMEISEDKTKIRRSPNKPLPEVTDEYKNDVKNRSVYIKGFPTDASLDDIKEWLEDKGQVLNIQMRRTLHKAFKGSIFAVFDSIESAKKFVETPGQKYKDTDLLILFKEDYFAKKNEERKQNKVEAKLRAKKEQEEKRKLAENAEMKSLEEKIGCLLKFSGDLDDQTCREDLHILFSNHGEIKWIDFVRGAKEGIILFKEKAKEALDKAKDANNGNLQLRNKEVTWEVLDGDVEKEALKKIIDDQQESLNKWKSKGRRFKGKGKGNKVAQTGSAKGKVQFQGKKTKFDSDDEHDENGASGPVKRAREETDKEEPASKQQKTENGAGDQ; via the exons ATGCTGGCCGCCTCGGCGTCTCTCCTTCCTCAG GTAGCCACAATGGCtgaaaatggtgatgaaaaaatggCTGCCCTGGAGGCCAAAATCTGTCATCAAATTGAG TATTATTTTGGTGATTTCAATTTGCCACGGGacaaatttttaaaggaacaaatCAAACTGGATGAAGGCTGGGTACCTTtggaaataatgataaaatttaatag GTTAAACCGTCTAACAACAGACTTTAATGTAATAGTAGAAGCATTGAGCAAATCAAAGGCAGAACTCATGGAAATAAGTGAAGATAAAACCAAAATCAGAAGATCTCCAAACAAACCTCTCCCTGAAGTGACTGATGAGTATAAAAATGATGTAAAAAACAGATCTGTTTATATT AAAGGCTTCCCTACTGATGCAAGCCTTGATGACATAAAAGAATGGTTAGAAGATAAAGGTCAAGTACTAAATATTCAGATGAGAAGAACTTTGCATAAAGCATTTAAG GGATCAATATTTGCTGTGTTTGATAGCATTGAATCTGCTAAAAAGTTTGTGGAGACTCCTGGACAAAAATACAAAGACACAGATCTGCTAATACTTTTCAA GGAAGATTACtttgcaaagaaaaatgaagaaagaaagcaaaataaagtggAAGCTAAATTACGAgctaaaaa agagcaagaagaaaaacgAAAGTTAGCAGAAAATGCTGAAATG AAATCTCTGGAAGAAAAGATTGGTTGCTTGTTGAAATTTTCAGGGGACCTAGATGATCAGACCTGTAGAGAAGATTTGCACATCCTTTTCTCAAATCATGGTGAAATAAAATGGATAGACTTTGTCAGAGGAGCAAAAGAG ggaataattttatttaaagaaaaagctaaGGAAGCACTGGATAAAGCCAAAGATGCAAATAATGGTAACCTTCAATTAAGGAACAAAGAAGTGACATGGGAAGTACTAGATGGAGATGTGGAAAAAGAAGcattgaaaaaaatcatagacGATCAACAAGAATCCCTAAACAAATGGAAGTCAAAAg GTCGCAgatttaaaggaaaaggaaagggaaataaagTTGCCCAGACTGGGTCTGCTAAAGGAAAAGTACAGTTCCAGGGCAAGAAAACTAAATTTGATAGTGATGATGAACATGATGAAAATGGTGCATCTG GACCAGTaaaaagagcaagagaagaaACAGACAAAGAAGAACCTGCATCAAAAcagcagaaaacagaaaatggTGCCGGAGACCAGTAG
- the KLHL23 gene encoding kelch-like protein 23, with translation MALKGQEDYIYLFKDSAHPVDFLDAFKTFYLDGLFTDITLQCPSGIIFHCHRAVLAACSNYFKAMFTADMKEKFKNKIKIFGIHHDILEGLVNYAYTSQIEITTRNVQSLLEAADLLQFLSVKKACEQFLVRHLDIDNCIGMHSFAEFHVCPELEKESQRILCSRFKEVWQQEEFLEISFEKLLFILSRKNLSVWKEEAIIEPVIKWTAYDVENRIDCLYNLLSYINIDIDPVYLKTALGLQRSCLLTENKIRSLIYNALNPMHKEISQRSTATMYIIGGYYWHPLSEVHIWDPLTNVWIQGAEIPDYTRESYGVTCLGPNIYVTGGYRTDNIEALDTVWIYNSESDEWTEGLPMLNARYYHCAVTLGGCVYALGGYRKGAPAEEAEFYDPLKEKWIPIANMIKGVGNATACVLHEVIYVIGGHCGYRGSCTYDKVQSYNSDINEWSLITSGPHPEYGLCSVPFESKLYLVGGQTTITECYDPEQNEWREIAPMMERRMECGAVIMNGCIYVTGGYSYSKGTYLQSIEKYDPDLNKWEIVGNLPSAMRSHGCVCVYNV, from the exons ATGGCTCTAAAAGGACAAGAAgattatatttacctttttaaggACTCCGCGCATCCAGTGGACTTTCTGGATGCATTCAAAACATTTTACTTGGATGGATTATTTACTGATATCACCCTTCAGTGTCCGTCAGGCATAATCTTCCACTGTCACCGAGCTGTTTTGGCTGCTTGCAGCAATTATTTTAAGGCAATGTTCACAGCtgacatgaaagaaaaatttaaaaataaaataaaaatctttggcATCCACCATGATATTTTGGAAGGTCTTGTAAATTATGCATACACTTCTCAAATTGAAATAACTACAAGAAATGTTCAGAGCCTGCTGGAAGCAGCAGACCTGCTGCAGTTCCTTTCCGTGAAGAAAGCCTGTGAGCAGTTTTTGGTGAGGCACCTGGATATTGATAATTGTATTGGGATGCACTCCTTTGCGGAATTTCACGTGTGTCCAGAGCTAGAGAAGGAATCGCAAAGAATTCTGTGTTCGAGGTTTAAGGAAGTATGGCAACAAGAAGAATTTCTGGAAATCAGCTTTGAAAAGTTGCTCTTCATCTTGTCCAGAAAGAATCTCAGTGTTTGGAAAGAAGAAGCCATCATAGAGCCAGTTATTAAGTGGACTGCTTATGATGTAGAAAATCGAATTGACTGCCTGTATAACCTACTAAGCTATATCAACATAGATATAGATCCAGTGTATTTAAAAACAGCGTTAGGCCTCCAAAGAAGCTGCCTACTAACGGAAAATAAGATACGGTCTCTAATATACAATGCTTTGAATCCCATGCATAAAGAGATTTCCCAGAGGTCCACAGCCACCATGTATATCATTGGAGGCTATTACTGGCATCCTTTATCAGAGGTTCACATATGGGATCCGTTGACGAATGTTTGGATTCAGGGAGCAGAGATACCAGATTATACGAGGGAGAGCTATGGTGTTACCTGTTTGGGACCCAACATTTATGTAACTGGGGGTTACAGGACAGATAACATAGAAGCTCTTGACACAGTGTGGATCTATAACAGTGAAAGCGATGAGTGGACGGAAGGTTTGCCAATGCTCAATGCCAGGTATTACCACTGTGCCGTCACCTTGGGTGGCTGTGTCTATGCTTTAGGCGGTTACAGAAAAGGGGCTCCAGCGGAAGAGGCCGAGTTCTATGATCCATTAAAAGAGAAGTGGATTCCCATTGCAAACATGATTAAAG GTGTGGGAAATGCTACTGCCTGTGTCTTGCATGAAGTTATCTACGTCATTGGTGGACACTGTGGCTACAGAGGGAGCTGCACCTATGACAAGGTCCAGAGCTACAATTCGGATATCAACGAATGGAGCCTCATCACTTCTGGTCCCCATCCAG aaTATGGATTGTGTTCAGTTCCATTTGAAAGTAAGCTCTATCTAGTTGGCGGACAAACTACAATCACGGAATGCTATGACCCTGAACAAAATGAGTGGAGAGAGATAGCTCCCATGATGGAAAGAAGGATGGAGTGTGGTGCTGTCATCATGAATGGATGTATCTATGTCACTGGGGGATATTCTTACTCAAAGGGAACGTATCTTCAGAGCATTGAAAAGTATGATCCAGACCTTAATAAGTGGGAAATTGTGGGTAATCTTCCAAGTGCCATGCGGTCCCAcggatgtgtttgtgtgtataatGTCTGA